Within Chthonomonadales bacterium, the genomic segment GGCAGATGAGCCAGCGCGGCACCAGCGGTACGCGGTACTGCCCACCGTGCGTGTGGCCCGAGAGCACGAGCGCCGGGCGGCGCGCGGGCAGCCGGTCGAGCGTGCCGGGGTGGTGCGACATCAGCACGAGCGCCGCGCCGGGGGGCGCGTCCGCCAGCGCTGCATCCAGGTCAGGCCGCCCCTCCAGCCAGTCGTCGACGCCGGCGAACCAGAGGCCGGGCGCCGCCTGGAGCGCGCGGTTGACGAGCACCTCGATTCCCTGCCGCTCCAGCGCTCGGGCGACGCCGACGCCGCCCGCGTAGTAGTCGTGGTTGCCGAGCACGGCGAGGATGCCCCGCCGCGCGCGCAGCCCGGCAGCCATCTTCGCAACCGGCTCGATGTCGCGGCGGCGCCGGTCCACGAAGTCGCCGGTGAGCAGGGTCCAGTCCGGATCGAGCCGGTTGGCATGGCGGAAGGCCTCCTCGATGACGCGGTCGAAGCGCGCGCCGGCTCGGTGAAGGTCGCTCACCTGTGCGATACGAGCGCCGTCCAACTCGCGCGCTAGCCCGGGCAGCCACACTTCGTGCAGGCTGCCTTCCAGTCCGCTCTCCGTCGACACCACGCCGCGCTCCACCTCGCGGGCGCTCGCGGCCGCGTGCTCCGGCCGTGGCTCAGCCGTCCGCGCGCGCGGCGCCATGCGGCCTTCGCCCATTCGCTTCCTACCTCCAGATCGGCCGGCTGCGTCGGGCTCGGCTCCGGTCCATGATACCCCGTCGCCCCGGCGCGGGCGCCGCGGGCGGGATTGGGCCCAGGACCCGCCAAAAAAACTGATCGTTGGCCCTTGCGGTTTGGGCCAACCCGTGATATACTGGTGCGTCTGCTCGGGACATAGAGTGCATTGGACCCCTGCTGAGCCTACGGTGTGGCCGACGCGAGTCGTGCTGACACCGGGTGCGCGTTCCTCAGGCTCCCTTCGCTTTCCCTGTTCCTAGGCCAGATGGT encodes:
- a CDS encoding metallophosphoesterase; translated protein: MGEGRMAPRARTAEPRPEHAAASAREVERGVVSTESGLEGSLHEVWLPGLARELDGARIAQVSDLHRAGARFDRVIEEAFRHANRLDPDWTLLTGDFVDRRRRDIEPVAKMAAGLRARRGILAVLGNHDYYAGGVGVARALERQGIEVLVNRALQAAPGLWFAGVDDWLEGRPDLDAALADAPPGAALVLMSHHPGTLDRLPARRPALVLSGHTHGGQYRVPLVPRWLICRLHLRTRFVEGWYRRGPALLYVNRGVGAAGGPILGHRLRCPPEVSAFTLRRYGSSEMADQ